In a single window of the Synechococcus sp. HK05 genome:
- a CDS encoding calcium-binding protein — translation MRLINDGAVGSDYGAVQVSDGTQITAVTLISPDSETGVLAVTGRDGSTVMAELPSGISNNFAGAVAFDVSGLEIGGSTSTTINLPTGLQVDSSNSAYMRFNYLTNQFTDYVDNQGNPLYSFQDTNGDGTPDAVVLQLVDGDPQWDGDGEANGTVVDPGFVGNGQRTFMGTKRRDTLIGNVLSNTMDGYAGRDWLQGDAGRDVLKGGRDKDRLWGGAGADQITGGKHADRILYYSANESTIDQADTVKFGKKDRFQFRSFDGDSVTEGQQSLRYIGKKAFSGSAGELRFTGGGLQADTTGDGQADFVVNFAKATPWFSEANILI, via the coding sequence TTGCGCCTCATCAATGACGGCGCCGTCGGTAGCGACTACGGCGCCGTCCAGGTCAGTGACGGCACCCAGATCACTGCCGTCACCCTGATCAGCCCCGATTCCGAAACAGGGGTGTTGGCTGTTACCGGCCGTGATGGCAGCACCGTAATGGCCGAACTGCCTTCAGGCATCAGCAACAACTTCGCTGGCGCCGTGGCGTTTGATGTGAGTGGCCTGGAAATCGGTGGCAGCACCAGCACCACGATCAATCTGCCCACAGGGCTTCAGGTGGATTCCTCCAACAGTGCTTACATGCGCTTCAACTACCTCACCAACCAGTTTACAGACTATGTGGATAACCAAGGCAATCCTCTCTATTCCTTCCAGGACACCAACGGCGATGGCACTCCCGACGCTGTGGTGCTCCAGCTGGTAGATGGTGATCCCCAGTGGGATGGCGATGGAGAAGCCAATGGCACGGTTGTGGATCCCGGATTCGTGGGCAATGGCCAGCGGACTTTCATGGGAACCAAACGCCGCGACACCTTGATCGGCAATGTGCTTTCCAACACCATGGACGGCTACGCCGGTCGGGACTGGCTCCAGGGGGATGCAGGTCGTGATGTACTCAAAGGCGGCCGCGACAAGGACCGTCTCTGGGGTGGGGCTGGCGCTGATCAGATCACCGGCGGCAAGCATGCCGATCGGATCCTTTACTACTCCGCCAATGAATCCACCATTGATCAGGCCGATACGGTGAAGTTCGGCAAGAAGGATCGCTTCCAGTTCCGTTCCTTTGATGGTGACAGCGTCACGGAAGGTCAGCAGTCGCTGCGCTACATCGGCAAGAAGGCGTTCAGTGGTAGCGCCGGTGAGCTGCGGTTTACAGGCGGTGGCCTGCAGGCGGACACCACCGGCGATGGCCAGGCCGACTTCGTGGTGAATTTCGCCAAAGCCACACCCTGGTTCTCGGAGGCGAACATCCTGATCTGA
- a CDS encoding VapE domain-containing protein, producing the protein MNNKNVLPKDTSQFLDVLGKDPSTTRIRAIANPSTIGRGAEKAACDAGTLAQWTRCRFGIYVVINNGGDSDSSIVSCLALFIEHDDLSIEEQAVCWKGILPEPTIQTFTGGRSLQQYWVFTSPIEPERWLVLQEKLIAALKSDPSVKNPSRVMRLPGYTYFNKKGEEGPAASIYACSGTKYTVEELEEALADVKIDQPERRLLISGSDNHQWEAAKPCPICGRDLDEKCRITADETFIQCHIGDTFMPPSVARGTKLKGFDGQHWKQTGKTSNVYGDAVGFKLVQDKEPTGRVKNKTELIQFIQEEYGGQLAWNDLKRRLELSGDPIKDLNLMHCELAVEHGIHHTSATVSDAFLFVGKQSTYNPVQNFLLHSEQHEPACTLDEIGARYLSLRTPIESRILGIHLLAAVYRAFHAGYQYDQILIMRGKQGVGKTRTIKALAGSAEHYISTSVLTNEKDFLIQLGACWHCEFEEIDGHIDSKHEAQLKALISRHIDNYRAPYAAAVEDQPRRCVFWGTTNQEKLLVDSTGNRRMMIIDLFEDVDHQLLTRDLMKIWSAVMKAYRSGQQPVLTRKEIDLVAQIALESFKEDPWLGIIEAHIDGTPVVFDHDILKTVLGMEVRHIKGGRSGDSRRIRDCLTQLGYQRYPHQVNGLKDHNVGYAARTRGVWFAPGIEPTPNGTVIVDLLKAAGKELPVGPGYKKHDPFAGTDFPF; encoded by the coding sequence ATGAACAACAAGAATGTTCTGCCCAAGGATACGTCCCAATTTCTTGACGTACTCGGTAAGGATCCGTCAACGACCCGGATTAGGGCGATAGCTAATCCAAGCACCATAGGTCGTGGTGCTGAGAAAGCGGCTTGTGACGCAGGGACGCTTGCACAGTGGACGCGTTGTCGCTTCGGGATTTACGTCGTTATCAATAATGGAGGTGACAGTGACAGCAGCATTGTCAGTTGCCTCGCACTATTCATTGAGCACGATGATTTGAGTATTGAGGAACAAGCGGTTTGCTGGAAAGGCATTCTGCCTGAGCCTACAATCCAGACCTTCACAGGTGGCAGAAGTCTTCAGCAGTACTGGGTATTTACATCACCGATTGAGCCCGAACGCTGGTTGGTGCTCCAAGAAAAGTTGATTGCGGCATTGAAGTCTGATCCAAGCGTCAAGAACCCTTCGAGGGTAATGCGACTGCCTGGTTACACCTACTTCAACAAGAAAGGTGAGGAGGGACCAGCTGCTTCCATTTACGCATGTTCTGGAACAAAGTACACCGTCGAGGAACTAGAGGAAGCTCTTGCAGACGTGAAGATTGATCAGCCTGAACGGCGGTTACTCATCTCAGGCAGTGACAACCATCAGTGGGAGGCAGCTAAGCCTTGCCCCATTTGCGGACGTGATCTGGATGAGAAATGTCGTATCACCGCAGATGAAACCTTCATTCAGTGTCATATAGGCGATACCTTCATGCCCCCATCTGTTGCAAGAGGTACGAAGCTAAAAGGATTCGATGGCCAGCACTGGAAGCAGACCGGAAAGACTAGCAATGTTTATGGAGATGCCGTCGGCTTCAAGCTTGTACAGGATAAGGAACCGACTGGTCGTGTCAAAAACAAGACCGAACTTATTCAATTCATCCAGGAAGAATATGGCGGGCAACTAGCCTGGAACGATCTCAAGCGACGACTTGAGCTTAGTGGTGACCCGATCAAAGACCTCAACTTGATGCACTGTGAATTGGCAGTCGAGCACGGCATTCACCATACGTCTGCAACTGTCAGCGATGCCTTTCTTTTCGTCGGCAAACAATCCACGTACAACCCTGTACAGAATTTTTTGCTGCATTCAGAGCAGCATGAACCCGCTTGTACCTTGGATGAAATTGGAGCTAGGTACCTATCCCTTAGGACACCAATCGAATCACGGATTTTAGGGATTCATCTGCTAGCTGCTGTGTATCGAGCTTTTCATGCTGGCTACCAGTACGACCAGATCCTGATCATGCGCGGAAAACAGGGTGTCGGCAAGACACGGACAATCAAAGCGCTTGCGGGGTCTGCTGAACACTACATCTCAACGTCAGTCCTCACCAATGAAAAGGACTTCCTGATTCAGCTTGGAGCCTGCTGGCACTGCGAGTTTGAAGAAATCGATGGTCATATCGACTCCAAACATGAGGCTCAGCTCAAAGCCTTAATCAGTCGGCATATTGATAACTATCGGGCTCCTTATGCTGCTGCCGTCGAAGACCAACCCAGGCGGTGTGTCTTTTGGGGGACAACCAATCAGGAGAAGCTACTCGTCGATTCGACTGGCAACCGACGAATGATGATCATTGATCTATTTGAAGATGTCGATCATCAGCTGCTGACGAGGGACCTGATGAAGATCTGGTCAGCGGTCATGAAAGCCTACCGTTCTGGACAACAGCCAGTTCTGACTCGAAAAGAGATTGATCTGGTTGCCCAGATCGCGCTGGAATCCTTCAAGGAGGATCCATGGCTAGGGATTATCGAGGCACACATTGACGGCACACCAGTCGTCTTCGACCATGACATCCTAAAAACTGTGCTAGGGATGGAGGTTCGCCATATCAAGGGTGGCCGCTCCGGAGACTCAAGGCGCATCAGGGACTGCTTGACCCAGTTGGGCTATCAGCGTTATCCCCATCAAGTCAATGGGCTGAAAGATCACAATGTTGGTTACGCTGCACGGACACGCGGTGTATGGTTTGCCCCAGGCATTGAACCCACACCAAACGGGACGGTCATCGTTGATCTTCTCAAAGCAGCAGGGAAAGAGCTTCCTGTTGGACCTGGCTACAAGAAGCACGATCCGTTTGCAGGAACGGACTTTCCGTTCTGA
- a CDS encoding ribbon-helix-helix domain-containing protein produces the protein MPDQSESPTEYVRITIDLERDLLDWIDGLCKQTGFRSRGLIISQLIRELIDDPDKEIEISPSVSDGQASQHP, from the coding sequence ATGCCTGATCAATCCGAGTCGCCTACTGAATACGTGCGCATTACCATTGACCTTGAGCGTGATCTGCTGGATTGGATTGATGGGCTGTGCAAGCAAACTGGATTTAGATCGCGTGGCCTCATTATTTCCCAGTTGATTCGTGAGCTGATCGATGATCCTGATAAAGAGATTGAGATCTCTCCTTCCGTATCTGATGGTCAAGCATCTCAACACCCGTAG
- a CDS encoding DUF932 domain-containing protein has translation MAHQFSSGVFCYNKPAWHRLGVVVDGTLSAREAFRVANADFHVAGRSVFDADMQPIPGYQAITRMDNGRTLSVMTETYTPIQNESLIRIAEALHEDINMDAVCVLSDGKKVTFTARIRGAEGDVVPGDPVQQYLIGCTSHDGSIPFQLLFSPIRVVCQNTLSAALGLASTQRHRDNSIRIRHTKNADSLIQRLPELVDVRRRQFIGGLDELRHMAVTPCSMAQFRQYISNVFADQLQGTVNDVRGDKSTKRPKELEDLPAWSSVLQKFEGAGIGSDLTASRGTAWSAYQAVTEYISHESGRAKDPMNAARKRLESIYWGTSLGRIAEAHECALRISM, from the coding sequence ATGGCCCATCAATTCAGCTCCGGAGTCTTCTGCTACAACAAGCCTGCATGGCATCGATTGGGTGTTGTTGTGGATGGCACCCTCTCTGCACGGGAAGCATTTCGTGTTGCCAATGCCGATTTTCATGTAGCAGGACGATCAGTCTTTGATGCCGACATGCAGCCAATCCCTGGCTACCAAGCGATCACACGCATGGATAACGGCAGAACACTCTCTGTGATGACAGAGACTTACACGCCGATCCAAAATGAATCACTCATCAGGATTGCAGAAGCACTTCACGAGGACATCAATATGGATGCCGTCTGTGTTTTGTCGGATGGCAAGAAAGTCACCTTCACTGCCAGGATCCGTGGAGCAGAAGGCGATGTCGTTCCAGGAGATCCAGTGCAGCAATACCTAATCGGCTGTACCTCCCACGACGGATCAATCCCATTCCAGTTGCTGTTCTCACCCATCCGTGTTGTCTGCCAGAACACGCTGTCTGCGGCTCTTGGTTTGGCCAGCACTCAACGCCATCGGGACAACAGCATACGCATTCGTCATACAAAAAATGCCGACAGCTTGATCCAGAGATTGCCAGAGCTTGTTGACGTAAGAAGGCGACAATTCATCGGTGGCCTCGATGAGTTACGTCACATGGCCGTCACACCCTGCAGCATGGCGCAATTCCGCCAGTACATCAGTAATGTCTTTGCGGACCAGCTGCAAGGCACGGTAAATGATGTCCGGGGTGACAAGAGCACGAAGCGTCCGAAGGAGCTGGAAGATCTTCCAGCATGGTCTTCTGTTCTCCAGAAGTTTGAAGGTGCGGGAATTGGCTCTGATCTGACTGCAAGCAGAGGAACTGCATGGAGTGCGTACCAGGCAGTCACTGAGTACATCAGCCATGAATCTGGTCGAGCCAAGGATCCGATGAATGCAGCTCGTAAGCGACTTGAGTCGATATACTGGGGTACTTCATTAGGTCGAATTGCGGAAGCACATGAGTGCGCTTTGCGAATATCTATGTAA
- a CDS encoding DEAD/DEAH box helicase, whose protein sequence is MPLRLEDLKPEAQVTGLIGREAVRIVSAQMMGEACDLVFRDGQGNLQSQILFRDREADLELVAGGRKWSFQGDGDKFRLVSEGERIRLAYLFDPYVAVSSSAIDPLPHQISAVYEHMLPRQPMCYLLADDPGAGKTIMAGLLIKELLIRGELERCLIVAPGSLSEQWQDELKEKFELQFELLTRDLINATGLGNPFAEKSLLIARMDMLSRDQELQTRLEQAPQWDLVVCDESHRMSVHYFGGEFKPTKRYQMGQRVGNHARNLLLMTATPHNGKDDDFQAFMAAAG, encoded by the coding sequence ATGCCCCTCCGGCTTGAAGACCTCAAGCCAGAGGCCCAGGTCACGGGCCTGATCGGTCGAGAAGCCGTCCGGATCGTCAGCGCCCAGATGATGGGCGAAGCCTGCGACCTGGTCTTCCGTGATGGTCAGGGCAACCTGCAGTCCCAGATCCTGTTCCGCGACAGGGAAGCCGACCTCGAGCTGGTAGCCGGTGGCCGTAAGTGGAGCTTCCAGGGGGATGGCGACAAGTTCCGCCTTGTCTCCGAGGGCGAGCGGATCCGCCTGGCCTACCTCTTTGACCCGTACGTCGCGGTCAGCAGCAGTGCCATCGACCCACTGCCCCACCAGATCAGCGCGGTCTACGAGCACATGCTGCCGCGCCAGCCCATGTGTTACCTACTGGCGGACGACCCTGGTGCCGGCAAAACGATCATGGCTGGCCTCCTGATCAAGGAGCTGTTGATCCGTGGGGAGCTGGAGCGCTGCCTGATCGTGGCCCCAGGCTCCCTCTCGGAGCAGTGGCAGGACGAGCTCAAGGAAAAGTTCGAGCTGCAGTTCGAGCTGCTCACCCGCGATCTGATCAACGCCACAGGCCTGGGCAACCCCTTTGCCGAGAAGTCCCTGCTGATCGCACGGATGGACATGCTCTCCCGTGATCAGGAGCTGCAGACCCGTCTGGAGCAGGCACCGCAGTGGGATCTGGTGGTCTGCGACGAGTCCCACCGGATGAGCGTCCACTACTTCGGTGGTGAGTTCAAGCCCACCAAGCGCTACCAGATGGGGCAGCGGGTCGGGAACCATGCTCGCAACCTGCTGTTGATGACGGCCACACCCCACAACGGCAAAGACGACGACTTCCAGGCCTTTATGGCTGCTGCTGGATGA
- a CDS encoding phage integrase SAM-like domain-containing protein: MGRDKPTKVEGTPHGLGLYRRKGREGFFFIKNWSHLAKEFPGAFERNGQFDEWIKRADGSLVVSLAEAKAYCQRRSGELEERKLALRRPHTSYSGHDLEAIGHALADQWIRAYQRGQNLQRLNLDYWRLVNRELGNAEEIKNTRPEAVAFVHMEGEDIPPGPFLLCTVDRVVEEERKVKRLCLDQGYNPDEQGLRTIFGVFRTLVKEHIDKLSLAKSEGTAAPPPPTIQKRGKTWDALLDAKKREGLAQGTYKGVTNAVERLRGWLATAYKVRLPTGLDPELALEYRDFLFSNSGLRLSTASKEMKYLKSVFNAAVRQDLLDVSPFKNLPRDRRAAMQTQMGRTKSLDNQGCIDPTAAQKICATMRKNKRGKADPSFDVFFLQAMTGCRIQEVAGLRRCDFIERKGGEEIFKCIRIIHWDGRGLGTIGSRGGLKTIYSQRIIPLPERAQSIWDKYSDSKSEEPAFPQEEPKTVNQNWGDNLKRRMRDKCKDYPGTHGWRRTFINNSVNSGLPVRVVQMVTGKTGNSSLNEYTRDDLGLMLKAVELNAESLGIHISETEEQ; this comes from the coding sequence ATGGGCAGGGACAAACCAACCAAAGTCGAAGGAACCCCTCATGGCCTTGGCCTTTACCGGCGAAAGGGTCGCGAGGGGTTTTTCTTCATTAAGAACTGGTCACACCTCGCAAAGGAATTTCCAGGCGCCTTTGAGCGGAATGGACAGTTTGACGAGTGGATCAAAAGAGCAGACGGGAGCTTGGTGGTCTCACTGGCCGAAGCCAAGGCGTATTGCCAACGACGATCCGGGGAGCTCGAGGAACGGAAACTTGCCTTAAGGCGACCACACACTTCATACAGCGGCCATGACCTCGAGGCTATCGGTCATGCGCTTGCCGACCAATGGATCAGGGCATACCAGCGTGGACAGAACTTACAGAGACTGAATCTCGACTACTGGAGATTGGTAAATAGAGAACTAGGCAATGCCGAAGAAATTAAGAACACGCGACCAGAAGCAGTTGCGTTCGTCCATATGGAAGGCGAAGATATTCCACCGGGTCCATTTTTATTGTGCACCGTCGATAGGGTCGTAGAAGAAGAAAGAAAAGTTAAACGACTCTGCCTTGATCAGGGTTACAACCCAGACGAGCAGGGTCTTAGGACGATTTTTGGCGTGTTCAGAACGCTGGTCAAGGAACACATCGACAAGCTTTCTCTTGCCAAATCAGAAGGAACGGCAGCACCTCCGCCACCGACCATTCAAAAGCGAGGCAAGACATGGGATGCTCTGCTCGATGCAAAGAAGAGGGAAGGGCTGGCTCAAGGTACTTACAAGGGAGTCACCAATGCGGTCGAACGCCTTCGTGGATGGCTGGCAACTGCCTACAAGGTCAGGCTCCCAACCGGCCTAGACCCAGAGTTGGCACTGGAGTATCGCGATTTCCTCTTCAGCAACTCTGGACTGCGCTTATCAACTGCCAGCAAAGAGATGAAATACCTGAAGAGCGTATTTAATGCAGCCGTCAGACAGGACCTACTCGACGTTAGTCCTTTCAAGAACTTACCAAGAGACAGGAGAGCTGCAATGCAAACGCAGATGGGTAGGACCAAGAGCTTAGACAACCAAGGATGCATCGACCCTACGGCTGCTCAAAAGATTTGCGCGACCATGAGAAAGAATAAACGTGGAAAAGCGGACCCCAGCTTCGACGTCTTTTTCCTGCAAGCCATGACAGGATGCAGGATTCAAGAAGTGGCTGGCCTGCGCAGGTGCGATTTCATCGAGAGAAAAGGAGGCGAGGAAATATTTAAATGCATCAGGATTATCCACTGGGATGGCCGAGGGCTAGGCACGATCGGGTCTCGCGGTGGCCTCAAGACAATTTATTCCCAGAGGATCATCCCGTTACCCGAAAGGGCACAGAGCATATGGGATAAATACTCAGACAGCAAGTCAGAGGAGCCAGCATTTCCTCAAGAGGAGCCCAAAACCGTCAACCAGAACTGGGGGGACAACCTCAAAAGGAGGATGAGAGATAAATGCAAGGACTATCCAGGGACTCACGGATGGAGAAGAACCTTTATTAACAATTCAGTCAACAGCGGGCTGCCAGTTCGCGTTGTTCAGATGGTTACCGGCAAGACTGGAAACTCGTCACTTAATGAATACACAAGAGACGATCTAGGCTTAATGCTCAAGGCAGTTGAGCTAAATGCAGAGAGTCTAGGAATTCATATCAGCGAAACTGAAGAGCAATGA
- the glnA gene encoding type I glutamate--ammonia ligase codes for MAKTAQDVLRQIKDEGIELIDLKFVDLHGKWQHLTVCQDLIDEAAFTEGVAFDGSSIRGWKAINESDMAMVPDPNTAWIDPFYSHKTLSLICSIQEPRSGKPYARCPRALAQKALDYLGSTGLADTAYFGPEPEFFVFDDVRYKSANGSSFYSVDSIEAPWNTDRVEEGGNLANKIQLKEGYFPVAPNDTLQDMRSEMLLTMGALGVPIEKQHHEVATAQHELGMKFAELISAADNVMIYKYVVRNVAKKYGKTATFMPKPVFADNGSGMHVHQSLWKGGQPLFWGEGTYANLSQTARWYIGGLLKHAPSFLAFTNPTTNSYKRLVPGFEAPVNLVYSQGNRSAAVRIPLTGTNPKAKRLEFRSGDALSNPYLGFAAMLMAGIDGIKNQIDPGDGTDVDLFELSAEELAKISTVPASLNGSLEALKADHEYLLAGGVFTEDFIDNWISLKYEEVQQLRQRPHPHEFTMYYDA; via the coding sequence ATGGCCAAAACCGCCCAGGACGTCCTCCGTCAGATCAAGGACGAGGGCATCGAACTGATCGACCTCAAGTTCGTCGACCTTCACGGCAAATGGCAGCACCTCACCGTGTGCCAGGACCTGATCGACGAAGCCGCGTTCACCGAGGGTGTGGCCTTCGACGGCTCCTCAATCCGCGGCTGGAAAGCGATCAACGAATCGGATATGGCGATGGTGCCCGATCCGAACACCGCCTGGATTGATCCCTTCTACAGCCACAAAACCCTCAGCCTGATCTGCTCGATCCAGGAGCCCCGCAGCGGCAAGCCCTACGCCCGTTGCCCCCGCGCCCTGGCTCAGAAAGCCCTCGATTACCTCGGTTCCACCGGCCTGGCTGACACCGCCTACTTCGGCCCCGAGCCCGAATTCTTCGTCTTCGACGACGTGCGCTACAAGAGCGCCAACGGCTCCAGCTTCTACAGCGTCGATTCGATCGAAGCCCCCTGGAACACCGATCGGGTGGAAGAAGGCGGCAACCTCGCCAACAAGATTCAACTGAAAGAGGGTTACTTCCCCGTTGCCCCCAACGACACCCTGCAGGACATGCGCAGCGAAATGCTGCTCACCATGGGTGCCCTGGGCGTGCCGATCGAGAAGCAGCACCACGAGGTGGCCACTGCGCAGCACGAACTCGGCATGAAGTTTGCGGAGCTGATCAGCGCCGCCGACAACGTGATGATTTACAAGTACGTGGTGCGGAACGTTGCCAAGAAATACGGCAAAACCGCCACGTTCATGCCCAAGCCGGTCTTTGCCGACAACGGCAGCGGCATGCACGTGCACCAGAGCCTCTGGAAGGGCGGCCAACCCTTGTTCTGGGGTGAAGGCACCTATGCCAACCTCTCGCAAACCGCCCGTTGGTACATCGGCGGCCTGCTGAAGCACGCCCCCAGCTTCCTGGCCTTCACCAACCCCACCACCAACAGCTACAAGCGCCTGGTGCCCGGCTTCGAAGCGCCGGTGAACCTGGTGTACTCCCAGGGCAACCGCTCCGCCGCCGTGCGCATTCCGCTCACCGGCACCAACCCCAAGGCCAAGCGCCTCGAGTTCCGCTCCGGCGACGCCCTCTCCAACCCCTACCTGGGCTTCGCCGCCATGCTGATGGCCGGCATCGACGGCATCAAGAACCAGATCGACCCCGGCGACGGCACTGACGTTGACCTGTTCGAACTCTCCGCCGAGGAGCTCGCGAAGATCTCCACGGTGCCCGCTTCGCTGAACGGCTCCCTGGAGGCCCTCAAGGCCGACCACGAGTATCTGCTAGCCGGTGGCGTCTTCACCGAAGACTTCATCGACAACTGGATCTCTCTGAAGTACGAGGAAGTGCAGCAGCTGCGCCAGCGGCCGCACCCCCACGAATTCACCATGTACTACGACGCTTGA
- a CDS encoding allophycocyanin subunit beta → MRDAITGLIGRYDQLGRYFDRDAVDRIATYFSQAQLRLAAVELINREAAEIVREASQRLWQSDPELLLPGGNAYTTRRWAACLRDMDYFLRYASYALVADDSTILNERVLNGLDDTYKSLGVPTGPTVRSIALMADVVCELLLDAGVASADQLAAVVRAPFEHLCRGLADNNVRAR, encoded by the coding sequence ATGCGCGATGCCATCACCGGTCTGATCGGTCGGTACGACCAGCTGGGCCGCTACTTCGATCGTGATGCGGTGGATCGCATCGCCACCTATTTCTCGCAAGCGCAACTCCGCCTGGCGGCTGTTGAGCTGATCAATCGCGAAGCCGCGGAAATCGTGCGGGAGGCCAGCCAGCGCCTGTGGCAGTCGGATCCTGAGCTGCTTCTTCCTGGCGGCAATGCCTACACCACCCGTCGCTGGGCTGCCTGCCTGCGCGACATGGACTATTTCCTCCGCTACGCCAGCTACGCCCTGGTGGCTGACGACAGCACCATCCTCAACGAGCGGGTGCTGAACGGCCTGGATGACACCTACAAGAGCCTCGGCGTGCCCACGGGTCCCACCGTTCGCAGCATCGCGTTGATGGCCGACGTGGTGTGTGAGTTGCTCCTCGATGCTGGCGTGGCCAGCGCCGATCAACTCGCAGCTGTTGTGCGTGCACCGTTTGAGCATCTCTGCCGCGGTCTTGCCGATAACAATGTCCGCGCCCGCTGA
- a CDS encoding alanine--glyoxylate aminotransferase family protein, translating to MSDRHRLNLGPIATPDRLLLGPGPSNAHPTVLQALSRTPIGHLDPLYVALMSEVQELLRYVWQTDNRLTLPMSGTGSAAMEATLANMVEPGDTVLVAVKGYFGLRLQDMAGRYRADVRTIEKPWGEAFSLEEIEAGLKEHRPKILAMVHAETSTGVRQPMEGIGDLCRQYNCLLLLDTVTSLGAVPLYLDEWKVDLAYSCSQKGLSCPPGLGPFTMGPRAEEKLAARSGKVPNWYLDVSLLNQYWGSDRVYHHTAPVNMNFGMREALRLIAEEGLENVWERHRRNAEKLWAGLEALGLQCHVPAELRLPTLTTVRIPEGVDGKAFTLHLLNKHGIEVGGGLGALAGKVWRIGLMGYNSREENVDLLLNLLEQELPAFRSAAPAVAAAAA from the coding sequence GTGTCCGATCGGCATCGTCTGAACCTCGGTCCGATCGCCACACCGGATCGGTTGCTACTGGGTCCTGGCCCCTCCAACGCCCATCCCACGGTGCTGCAGGCCCTGAGCCGCACACCGATCGGGCACCTCGATCCGCTCTATGTGGCGCTGATGAGCGAGGTGCAGGAGTTGCTGCGCTACGTGTGGCAAACCGATAACCGCCTCACCCTCCCCATGAGTGGCACGGGTTCGGCGGCGATGGAAGCCACCCTCGCCAACATGGTGGAGCCGGGCGACACCGTGTTGGTGGCGGTGAAGGGCTATTTCGGCCTGCGCCTGCAGGACATGGCCGGTCGCTATCGCGCCGATGTGCGCACGATCGAAAAGCCCTGGGGCGAAGCCTTCAGCCTTGAGGAGATCGAAGCTGGCCTAAAGGAGCACCGCCCCAAGATTCTGGCGATGGTGCACGCCGAAACCTCCACCGGTGTGCGCCAGCCGATGGAAGGCATTGGCGATCTCTGCCGCCAGTACAACTGCCTGCTGCTGCTCGACACCGTCACCTCCCTCGGTGCCGTGCCGCTCTACCTCGATGAGTGGAAGGTGGACCTGGCCTACAGCTGCAGCCAGAAGGGCCTCAGCTGCCCGCCTGGCCTCGGCCCCTTCACCATGGGCCCCCGCGCTGAAGAGAAGCTCGCCGCCCGCAGCGGCAAGGTGCCCAACTGGTACCTCGATGTGAGCCTGCTCAACCAGTACTGGGGCAGCGACCGGGTGTATCACCACACCGCTCCGGTGAACATGAACTTCGGCATGCGTGAGGCGTTGCGCCTGATCGCTGAAGAAGGTCTGGAGAACGTTTGGGAGCGTCACCGCCGCAATGCAGAAAAGCTCTGGGCCGGCTTGGAAGCCCTCGGCCTGCAGTGCCATGTGCCCGCGGAGCTGCGCTTGCCCACCCTCACCACCGTGCGCATTCCTGAGGGTGTGGATGGCAAGGCCTTCACCCTTCACCTGCTCAACAAGCACGGCATTGAGGTGGGCGGTGGCCTCGGCGCCCTCGCCGGCAAGGTGTGGCGCATCGGCCTGATGGGCTACAACAGCCGCGAGGAAAACGTGGATCTGCTGCTCAACCTGCTGGAGCAGGAGCTGCCGGCGTTCCGGAGCGCTGCTCCCGCCGTTGCTGCCGCCGCCGCTTAA
- a CDS encoding nucleoside deaminase, translating to MDLEPAEHILWMRRLLRRAEAVGDEGEIPVAAVVLDGQGRALGWGSNRRERDQQPLGHAELVALQQAARLRGDWRFNDCTLLVTLEPCPMCAGALVQARMGRVVFGAHDPKRGGLGGVLNLSDSPSAHHTMHVVGGVEAERCGNQLERWFKRRRQQRREQRSGTPAAPAPAG from the coding sequence ATGGATCTGGAGCCTGCGGAGCACATCCTCTGGATGCGGCGGCTGCTGCGGCGCGCGGAGGCCGTGGGCGACGAGGGAGAGATCCCCGTGGCAGCCGTGGTTCTGGACGGTCAGGGCCGTGCCCTGGGCTGGGGCAGTAACCGGCGGGAGCGTGATCAACAGCCGTTGGGACACGCCGAACTGGTGGCGCTGCAGCAAGCAGCTCGGCTCAGGGGCGACTGGCGGTTCAACGACTGCACCTTGCTCGTGACCCTGGAGCCATGCCCGATGTGCGCGGGCGCACTGGTGCAGGCCCGGATGGGGCGGGTGGTGTTTGGCGCCCATGACCCCAAACGCGGTGGGTTGGGAGGCGTGCTCAACCTGAGCGATAGCCCCAGCGCCCACCACACCATGCACGTGGTGGGCGGCGTGGAAGCCGAGCGCTGCGGAAATCAGCTGGAACGCTGGTTTAAGCGGCGGCGGCAGCAACGGCGGGAGCAGCGCTCCGGAACGCCGGCAGCTCCTGCTCCAGCAGGTTGA